From uncultured Roseateles sp., the proteins below share one genomic window:
- a CDS encoding aldehyde dehydrogenase family protein: MLYANPNTPEAKVAFKARYDNFIGGRFVPPVKGQYFDVITPITGKPYTQAARSGAEDIELALDAAHKAAPQWGRTAAGERANILLKIADRLEQHIEMLAYAETVDNGKPMRETLNADVPLTVDHFRYFAGCLRAQEGALSQIDENTVAYHFHEPLGVVGQIIPWNFPLLMAAWKLAPAIGAGNCVVLKPAESTPISILVMAELIADLLPPGVLNIVNGYGREAGMPLASSRRIAKIAFTGSTATGRVIAQAAATNLIPATLELGGKSPNIFFEDVAAADDAFLDKAIEGLVLFAFNQGEVCTCPSRALIQESIYDQFIERALKRVAAIKQGSPLDTETMMGAQASALQMDKIMSYMALGKEEGAKLLIGGDRAQLPGDLAGGYYIQPTLFQGNNQMRIFREEIFGPVLAVTTFKDEAEAMQIANDTPYGLGAGVWTRDGSRAYRFGRGIQAGRVWTNCYHAYPAHATFGGYKESGIGRETHKMMLDHYQQTKNLLVSYSPDKLGFF; encoded by the coding sequence ATGCTTTACGCCAACCCGAACACCCCCGAGGCCAAGGTCGCCTTCAAGGCCCGTTACGACAACTTCATCGGCGGCCGTTTCGTGCCCCCGGTCAAGGGTCAGTATTTCGACGTCATCACGCCGATCACCGGCAAGCCCTACACCCAGGCCGCCCGCTCCGGCGCCGAAGACATCGAGTTGGCGCTGGACGCCGCCCACAAGGCCGCGCCGCAGTGGGGCCGCACGGCCGCCGGCGAGCGCGCCAACATCCTGCTGAAGATTGCTGACCGGCTGGAGCAGCACATCGAGATGCTGGCCTATGCCGAGACGGTGGACAACGGCAAGCCGATGCGCGAGACGCTGAACGCCGATGTGCCGCTGACCGTCGACCACTTCCGCTATTTCGCCGGCTGCCTGCGCGCGCAGGAGGGGGCTTTAAGCCAGATCGACGAGAACACGGTGGCCTATCACTTCCACGAGCCGCTGGGCGTGGTCGGCCAGATCATCCCGTGGAACTTCCCGCTCTTGATGGCTGCCTGGAAGCTGGCACCGGCCATTGGCGCGGGCAACTGTGTGGTGCTCAAGCCGGCCGAGAGCACGCCGATCAGCATCCTGGTGATGGCCGAGCTGATCGCCGATCTGCTGCCGCCCGGCGTGCTGAACATCGTCAATGGCTACGGCCGCGAGGCCGGCATGCCCTTGGCCTCAAGCCGCCGCATCGCCAAGATCGCCTTCACCGGCTCGACCGCCACCGGCCGCGTGATCGCCCAGGCGGCGGCCACCAACCTGATCCCAGCTACGCTGGAGCTGGGCGGAAAGAGCCCCAATATCTTCTTCGAGGACGTGGCCGCGGCCGACGACGCCTTCCTCGACAAGGCGATCGAGGGCCTGGTGCTGTTCGCCTTCAACCAGGGCGAGGTCTGCACCTGCCCCTCGCGCGCGCTGATTCAGGAATCGATCTACGACCAGTTCATCGAACGCGCCCTCAAGCGCGTGGCCGCCATCAAGCAGGGCAGCCCGCTGGACACCGAAACGATGATGGGTGCCCAGGCCTCGGCCCTGCAGATGGACAAGATCATGAGCTATATGGCGCTGGGGAAGGAGGAGGGCGCCAAGCTCTTGATCGGTGGCGACCGCGCCCAACTGCCGGGCGATCTGGCCGGCGGCTACTACATCCAGCCGACCTTGTTCCAGGGCAATAACCAGATGCGCATCTTCCGCGAAGAGATCTTCGGCCCGGTGCTGGCCGTGACCACCTTCAAGGACGAGGCCGAGGCGATGCAGATCGCCAACGACACGCCCTACGGCCTGGGCGCCGGCGTCTGGACCCGCGACGGCAGCCGCGCCTACCGCTTCGGCCGCGGCATTCAGGCCGGCCGCGTCTGGACCAATTGCTACCACGCCTATCCGGCCCACGCGACCTTCGGCGGCTACAAGGAGTCCGGCATCGGCCGCGAGACGCACAAGATGATGCTGGACCACTACCAGCAGACCAAGAACCTGCTGGTCAGCTATTCGCCGGACAAGCTGGGGTTCTTCTGA
- the acnA gene encoding aconitate hydratase AcnA has product MPAKPAATSHAFASTLASFAPAAGQKGQFWSLPLLAKQFPNIKRLPVSLRIVLESVLRNCDGEKVTAEHVQQLANWAPVAPRSEEIPFVVARVVLQDFTGVPLLADLAAMRNVAARMGKNPKTIEPLVPVDLVVDHSIMIDHFGNKKALDLNMKLEFERNRERYEFMKWGMQAFDTFGVVPPGFGIVHQVNLEYLARGVHKAKDKTYYPDTLVGTDSHTTMINGIGVVGWGVGGIEAEAGMLGQPVYFLTPDVVGFEMTGALREGVTATDLVLTVTEILRREKVVGSFVEFFGPGVARLSLPDRATIGNMAPEYGATMGFFPVDEKTIEYFEGTGRTKREIEAFEAYFRAQELFGIPGTPQFKGTVDYTRVVSLDLGTVVPSLAGPKRPQDRIEITNLSKQFGELLSKPTAENGFNQAADALQTKVTTSNGVDLRHGDILIAAITSCTNTSNPGVMLAAGLLAKKAVEAGLKVSPKIKTSLAPGSRIVTEYLENAGLLPYLEKIGFNVAAYGCTTCIGNAGDLIPEFNEAITRHDLVCAAVLSGNRNFEARIHPNIKANFLASPPLVVAYALAGSVTRDLMTEPIGKGKGGRDVYLGDIWPSSEEVHKLMRFAMRPKAFRENYARVASKPGKLWQKINSTTGQVYDWPLSSYIAEPPFFQNFDMSPKGGAARITGARVMALFGDSITTDHISPAGAIKEASPGGQYLLSRGVQKADFNSYGSRRGHHEVMMRGTFANVRLKNLMIPPKMDGSREEGGLTLFQPSGEKRFIYDAAMQYIADGTPTVVFGGEEYGTGSSRDWAAKGTQLLGIKAVVARSFERIHRANLVGMGVLPLQFLGTDSWETLGLTGNELIDIEVGDDIKPQADATLRITRADGSVKTVTLRLRIDTAIEVEYYRHGGILPFVLRQLLAA; this is encoded by the coding sequence ATGCCCGCCAAGCCAGCAGCAACAAGTCACGCCTTCGCCAGCACGCTGGCCTCGTTTGCACCCGCCGCCGGGCAAAAAGGGCAGTTCTGGTCGCTGCCGCTGCTGGCCAAGCAGTTCCCGAACATCAAGCGGCTGCCGGTGTCGCTGCGCATCGTGCTGGAGTCGGTGCTGCGCAACTGCGATGGCGAGAAGGTCACGGCCGAGCATGTGCAGCAGCTGGCCAACTGGGCGCCGGTGGCGCCGCGCTCAGAGGAAATCCCCTTCGTCGTGGCCCGTGTGGTGCTGCAGGACTTCACCGGCGTGCCGCTGCTGGCCGACCTGGCAGCCATGCGCAATGTGGCGGCGCGCATGGGCAAAAACCCCAAGACCATAGAGCCGCTGGTGCCCGTCGATCTGGTGGTCGATCACTCGATCATGATCGACCACTTCGGCAACAAGAAGGCGCTGGACCTGAATATGAAGCTGGAGTTCGAGCGCAACCGCGAGCGCTACGAGTTCATGAAATGGGGCATGCAGGCCTTCGACACCTTCGGCGTCGTGCCCCCGGGCTTCGGCATCGTCCACCAGGTGAATCTGGAATATCTGGCCCGCGGCGTGCACAAGGCCAAGGACAAAACCTACTACCCCGACACCCTGGTCGGCACCGACAGCCACACGACCATGATCAACGGCATAGGCGTCGTCGGCTGGGGCGTGGGCGGCATCGAGGCCGAGGCCGGCATGCTGGGCCAGCCGGTCTACTTCCTGACGCCGGATGTGGTCGGCTTCGAGATGACAGGCGCGCTGCGCGAGGGTGTGACCGCCACCGATCTGGTGCTGACGGTGACCGAGATACTGCGCCGCGAGAAAGTCGTCGGCAGCTTCGTCGAGTTCTTCGGCCCCGGCGTGGCCCGCCTGAGCCTGCCGGACCGCGCGACCATAGGCAATATGGCGCCCGAATACGGTGCGACGATGGGCTTCTTCCCGGTCGATGAGAAGACGATCGAATACTTCGAAGGCACCGGCCGCACCAAGCGCGAGATCGAGGCCTTCGAGGCCTATTTCCGCGCCCAGGAGCTGTTCGGCATTCCGGGTACGCCGCAATTCAAGGGCACCGTGGACTACACCCGCGTCGTCAGCCTCGATCTGGGCACGGTCGTGCCCTCGCTGGCCGGCCCCAAGCGCCCGCAGGACCGCATCGAGATCACGAATCTCTCCAAACAGTTCGGCGAGCTGCTCAGCAAGCCCACGGCAGAGAACGGCTTCAACCAGGCGGCCGATGCGTTGCAGACCAAGGTCACGACCAGCAATGGCGTGGACCTGCGCCACGGCGACATCCTGATCGCCGCCATCACCTCCTGCACCAACACCTCCAACCCCGGCGTGATGCTGGCCGCCGGCCTGCTGGCCAAGAAGGCGGTCGAGGCCGGGCTCAAGGTCTCGCCCAAGATCAAGACCTCGCTGGCCCCGGGCTCGCGCATCGTCACCGAGTACCTGGAGAACGCAGGCCTCTTGCCCTATCTGGAGAAGATCGGCTTCAACGTCGCCGCCTACGGCTGCACCACCTGCATAGGCAATGCCGGCGACCTGATTCCGGAGTTCAACGAGGCCATCACCCGGCACGACCTGGTCTGCGCCGCCGTGCTGTCGGGCAACCGCAATTTCGAGGCCCGCATCCACCCCAATATCAAGGCCAACTTCCTGGCCTCGCCGCCGCTGGTGGTGGCCTATGCGCTGGCCGGCAGCGTGACGCGCGACCTGATGACCGAGCCGATCGGCAAAGGCAAGGGCGGGCGCGACGTCTACCTGGGCGACATCTGGCCCAGCAGCGAAGAGGTGCACAAGCTGATGCGTTTTGCGATGCGGCCCAAGGCCTTCCGCGAGAACTACGCCCGCGTGGCCAGCAAGCCCGGCAAGCTGTGGCAGAAGATCAACAGCACCACCGGCCAAGTATATGACTGGCCCCTCAGCAGCTATATCGCCGAGCCGCCCTTCTTCCAGAACTTCGACATGAGCCCCAAAGGCGGCGCGGCCCGCATCACCGGCGCCCGCGTGATGGCCCTGTTCGGCGACTCGATCACCACCGACCACATCTCGCCGGCCGGCGCGATCAAGGAGGCCTCGCCCGGCGGCCAGTACCTGCTGTCGCGCGGCGTGCAGAAGGCCGACTTCAACAGCTATGGTTCGCGCCGCGGCCACCACGAGGTGATGATGCGCGGCACCTTCGCCAATGTGCGGTTGAAGAACCTGATGATCCCGCCCAAGATGGATGGCAGCCGCGAGGAAGGCGGCCTGACCCTGTTCCAACCCTCGGGCGAGAAGCGCTTCATCTACGACGCCGCGATGCAGTACATCGCCGACGGCACGCCAACGGTGGTGTTCGGCGGCGAGGAATACGGCACCGGCTCCAGCCGCGACTGGGCCGCCAAGGGCACCCAGCTGCTAGGCATCAAGGCCGTGGTGGCACGCAGCTTCGAGCGCATCCACCGCGCCAATCTGGTCGGCATGGGCGTGCTGCCGCTGCAGTTCCTCGGCACCGACAGCTGGGAGACGCTGGGCCTCACCGGCAACGAGCTGATTGACATCGAGGTCGGCGACGACATCAAGCCGCAGGCCGACGCAACGCTGCGCATCACCCGCGCCGATGGCAGCGTGAAGACCGTGACCCTGCGCCTGCGCATCGACACGGCCATCGAGGTCGAGTACTACCGGCACGGGGGCATCCTGCCGTTTGTGCTGAGGCAGTTGCTGGCGGCTTGA
- a CDS encoding sigma-54-dependent Fis family transcriptional regulator, with product MAASPVAARATPAWLREARRALLESGAVIAGPGHQGLLRSWQRSLGYGLPSTGRVADAPHASAAQLQRAQAAQRELMSHARPVMEFLFEQTRDSDSMVILADSQGMLLQALGDAHFVNRAERVALRPGAIWHEQWRGTNAIGTALAEQTAVVVHGGEHYLARNGFLTCTAAPIVDSTGRLLGVLDVSGDHRGYHPHTLGLVRSAARMIEHRLFDTRHGAGLRLRLHAQAEGIGTLTEMLLAVSPEGWIVGANAQALDQLASLGLRQADIGQIMVDRVLALDADTLQGWCLRPSGAPRSLQLSDGRAVWARVESGRQLAGRAPTQTQPTTVIHRDALAELDSGDTMMRAAISRARCVLGKPIALLLQGETGVGKEVFARAVHVSGPRRDAPWVAVNCAALPETLIEAELFGYRAGAFTGAHRDGATGRIREAQGGTLFLDEIGDMPLAVQGRLLRVLQERQVTPLGGGKPVAVDFALICASHRKLRDEMQAGRFREDLYYRINGLSLQLPALRERQDLPALTESMLARIAPGRGVTLAPDLARAFAGHRWPGNLRQLQNALQTACALMADDETELGWAHLPDDLAEDLSADLPSKEVVDADADLRLQSDQLIARTVQACAGNLSEAARRLGISRNTLYRKLKTSAA from the coding sequence ATGGCTGCATCACCGGTGGCGGCGCGCGCCACGCCCGCCTGGCTGCGCGAGGCACGTCGGGCCCTGCTGGAGTCCGGCGCCGTCATAGCCGGCCCCGGCCACCAGGGCCTTTTGCGCTCCTGGCAGCGCAGCCTGGGCTATGGCCTGCCCAGCACCGGCCGCGTGGCCGATGCGCCCCATGCCTCGGCCGCCCAGCTTCAGCGGGCGCAGGCCGCGCAGCGCGAGCTGATGAGCCATGCCCGGCCGGTGATGGAATTCCTGTTCGAGCAGACCCGCGACTCGGACAGCATGGTCATCCTGGCCGACTCCCAGGGCATGCTGTTGCAGGCGCTGGGCGATGCCCACTTCGTCAACCGCGCCGAACGGGTGGCGCTACGGCCCGGCGCGATCTGGCACGAGCAGTGGCGCGGCACCAATGCCATCGGCACCGCACTGGCCGAGCAGACGGCCGTGGTCGTGCACGGCGGCGAGCACTATCTGGCGCGCAATGGCTTTCTGACTTGCACCGCCGCGCCCATCGTCGATTCGACCGGGCGACTGCTGGGCGTGCTCGATGTCTCGGGCGATCACCGCGGCTACCACCCGCACACCCTGGGCCTGGTGCGCTCGGCCGCACGGATGATCGAGCACCGGCTGTTCGACACCCGCCACGGCGCCGGCCTGCGCCTGCGTCTGCACGCCCAGGCAGAAGGCATCGGCACACTGACCGAGATGCTGCTGGCGGTGTCGCCCGAGGGCTGGATCGTCGGCGCCAACGCCCAGGCCTTGGATCAACTCGCTTCCTTAGGATTACGCCAGGCGGACATCGGCCAGATCATGGTGGACCGCGTGCTGGCGCTGGATGCCGACACGCTGCAGGGCTGGTGCCTGCGGCCCAGCGGCGCGCCGCGCAGCCTTCAGCTCAGCGATGGCCGTGCCGTGTGGGCGCGGGTCGAGTCGGGCCGGCAACTGGCCGGTCGCGCGCCGACGCAGACCCAACCGACAACGGTCATCCACCGCGACGCCCTGGCCGAATTGGACAGCGGCGACACGATGATGCGAGCCGCCATCAGCCGCGCCCGCTGCGTGCTGGGCAAGCCCATCGCCCTGCTGCTGCAGGGCGAGACCGGGGTCGGCAAGGAGGTGTTCGCCCGCGCCGTCCACGTCAGCGGCCCGCGGCGCGACGCACCCTGGGTGGCCGTCAACTGCGCCGCCCTGCCCGAGACGCTGATCGAGGCCGAGCTGTTCGGCTACCGGGCCGGCGCCTTCACCGGCGCGCATCGCGACGGCGCGACCGGGCGCATACGCGAGGCCCAGGGCGGCACCCTGTTCCTCGACGAGATCGGCGACATGCCGCTGGCGGTGCAGGGCCGGCTGCTGCGCGTGCTGCAGGAGCGTCAGGTCACGCCCTTGGGCGGCGGCAAGCCGGTGGCGGTCGACTTCGCCCTGATCTGCGCCAGCCACCGCAAGCTGCGCGACGAGATGCAGGCTGGGCGCTTTCGCGAAGACCTGTACTACCGCATCAACGGCCTGAGCCTGCAACTGCCGGCGCTGCGCGAGCGCCAGGACCTGCCTGCCCTGACCGAATCCATGCTGGCCCGCATCGCGCCGGGCCGAGGCGTCACGTTGGCGCCCGATCTGGCCCGCGCCTTCGCCGGCCATCGCTGGCCCGGCAATCTGCGCCAATTGCAGAACGCACTGCAGACTGCCTGCGCGCTGATGGCCGACGACGAAACCGAGCTGGGCTGGGCCCATCTGCCGGACGATCTGGCCGAAGATTTGAGCGCCGACCTGCCTTCAAAGGAGGTGGTGGACGCCGATGCCGATCTGCGCCTGCAGTCGGATCAGCTGATCGCCCGCACGGTGCAGGCCTGCGCCGGCAATCTGTCGGAGGCGGCGCGGCGGCTGGGCATCAGCCGCAACACGCTGTACCGAAAGCTGAAGACCTCCGCCGCCTGA
- a CDS encoding ammonium transporter, with amino-acid sequence MENFKQGADALFILLGAIMVLAMHAGFAFLELGTVRKKNQVNALVKILVDFAVSTIAYFLIGYTVAYGTHFFTGAEALAAKNGYELVKFFFLLTFAAAIPAIVSGGIAERARFGPQLAATAVIVGLIYPLFEGAAWNHAFGFQPWLKVQFGAEFHDFAGSVVVHAVGGWIGLAAVLLLGPRLNRYRKDGAISAHPPSSIPFLALGAWVLSVGWFGFNVMSAQTLDKLSGLVAVNSLMAMVGGTLVATLMGRNDPGFAYNGPLAGLVAVCAGSDLMHPVGALVVGGVAGFIFVKLFTLTQNRWKIDDVLGVWPLHGLCGAWGGIACGIFGQAALGGIGGVSLWSQLLGTLAGVVWAFAGGLLVYGALKKAVGLRLSQEEEFEGADLSIHKIGSTPEREVSW; translated from the coding sequence GTGGAGAACTTCAAGCAGGGCGCGGATGCGCTCTTTATTTTGCTCGGCGCCATCATGGTGCTGGCCATGCATGCCGGCTTTGCCTTTCTGGAGCTGGGCACGGTGCGCAAGAAGAACCAGGTCAATGCCCTGGTCAAGATACTGGTGGACTTTGCCGTGTCCACCATCGCCTACTTCCTGATCGGCTATACGGTGGCCTACGGCACGCATTTCTTCACCGGGGCCGAGGCGCTGGCGGCAAAGAACGGCTACGAACTGGTGAAGTTCTTCTTCCTCCTGACCTTCGCGGCGGCGATACCGGCCATCGTCTCCGGTGGCATTGCCGAGCGTGCGCGTTTCGGCCCGCAGCTGGCGGCCACGGCGGTGATCGTCGGCCTGATCTATCCGCTGTTCGAGGGCGCAGCCTGGAACCACGCGTTCGGCTTCCAGCCCTGGCTGAAGGTCCAGTTCGGCGCCGAATTCCATGACTTTGCCGGCAGCGTCGTCGTCCACGCGGTGGGTGGCTGGATAGGCCTGGCCGCCGTGCTGCTGCTGGGCCCGCGGCTGAACCGCTACCGCAAGGATGGCGCCATCAGCGCCCACCCGCCGTCCAGCATCCCCTTTCTGGCCCTGGGTGCCTGGGTGTTGTCGGTGGGCTGGTTCGGCTTCAATGTGATGAGTGCGCAGACGCTGGACAAGCTCAGCGGACTGGTGGCCGTCAACTCGCTGATGGCCATGGTCGGCGGCACCCTGGTCGCCACGCTGATGGGTCGCAACGACCCCGGCTTTGCCTACAACGGTCCGCTGGCCGGCCTGGTGGCCGTCTGCGCCGGCTCGGACCTGATGCACCCGGTCGGCGCGCTGGTGGTCGGCGGTGTGGCCGGCTTCATCTTCGTCAAGCTGTTCACCTTGACGCAGAACCGCTGGAAGATCGACGACGTGCTGGGCGTCTGGCCGCTGCACGGCCTGTGCGGCGCCTGGGGCGGCATTGCCTGCGGCATCTTCGGTCAGGCGGCGCTGGGCGGCATCGGCGGGGTCAGTCTCTGGTCCCAGCTGCTGGGCACGCTGGCCGGCGTGGTCTGGGCCTTTGCCGGCGGCCTGCTCGTCTACGGCGCGCTGAAGAAGGCGGTGGGCCTGCGCCTGAGCCAGGAGGAGGAGTTCGAGGGCGCCGACCTGTCCATCCACAAGATAGGCTCGACGCCAGAGCGTGAAGTCAGCTGGTAA
- a CDS encoding DoxX family protein, with amino-acid sequence MPQPLQALKTLWAPMARLLDALAPVVHLALRVYLAKVFFLSGLTKIRDWDSTIALFTDEYQVPLVPPALAALGGTAGELVLPVLLVLGLATRFSAAGLSVLNIVAVASYYHVLKDAPAALEQHLVWGLMLAVVLVTRPSVLTLDHWLGKRLA; translated from the coding sequence ATGCCCCAGCCTCTTCAAGCCCTCAAGACCCTGTGGGCACCGATGGCGCGCCTGCTCGACGCGCTCGCGCCCGTGGTGCATCTTGCCCTGCGCGTCTACCTGGCCAAGGTGTTCTTTCTGTCCGGCCTGACCAAGATACGCGACTGGGACAGCACCATCGCCCTGTTCACCGACGAATACCAGGTGCCCCTGGTGCCGCCAGCCCTGGCCGCCCTTGGCGGCACGGCCGGCGAGCTGGTGCTGCCGGTGCTGCTGGTGCTCGGCCTGGCAACACGCTTCTCGGCGGCGGGTCTCTCGGTGCTCAATATCGTCGCCGTGGCCTCGTACTACCACGTACTGAAGGATGCGCCGGCGGCGCTGGAGCAGCATCTGGTCTGGGGACTGATGCTGGCCGTGGTGCTGGTCACCCGCCCTTCAGTCCTGACCCTGGACCATTGGCTGGGCAAGCGCCTGGCGTGA
- a CDS encoding riboflavin synthase subunit alpha, which translates to MFTGIVQGVASVAAITDRPGLRSFTLQFPAGFCSGLEIGASVSCDGVCLTVTALHEGERADFDVMQQSLSLTTLAGLGQGSPLNVERAARDGAEIGGHPLSGHVDFMGTIAEIRRPENNHVLRIAVPPRWMRYIFAKGYIAINGASLTVAEADRKAGWFEVWLIPETLRMTTFGDKAEGASLNIEIERQTQVFVDTVRDAIDERLGPLLPALQALLAQQGLSVEDLTEPVQLPRG; encoded by the coding sequence ATGTTCACCGGCATTGTTCAAGGCGTGGCCTCCGTGGCCGCCATCACCGACCGCCCCGGCCTGCGCAGCTTCACCTTGCAGTTTCCGGCAGGCTTCTGCTCCGGGCTGGAGATAGGCGCCAGCGTGTCCTGCGACGGTGTCTGCCTGACCGTCACTGCGCTGCATGAGGGCGAGCGGGCTGATTTCGACGTGATGCAGCAAAGCCTGTCGTTGACGACCCTGGCCGGGCTGGGCCAGGGCAGTCCCCTCAACGTCGAACGCGCCGCCCGCGACGGCGCCGAGATCGGCGGCCATCCGCTGTCGGGCCATGTCGATTTCATGGGCACGATTGCTGAGATACGCCGCCCCGAGAACAACCATGTGCTGCGCATCGCCGTGCCGCCGCGCTGGATGCGCTACATCTTCGCCAAGGGCTACATCGCCATCAACGGTGCCAGCCTGACGGTGGCCGAGGCCGACCGCAAGGCCGGTTGGTTCGAGGTCTGGCTGATTCCCGAGACGCTGCGCATGACCACCTTCGGCGACAAGGCCGAGGGTGCCAGCCTGAACATCGAGATCGAACGCCAGACGCAGGTCTTCGTGGACACCGTGCGCGACGCCATCGACGAGCGCCTGGGCCCCTTGCTGCCTGCGCTGCAGGCCCTGCTGGCCCAGCAGGGCCTGAGCGTCGAGGACCTGACCGAGCCGGTGCAACTGCCGCGCGGCTGA
- a CDS encoding ProQ/FinO family protein, giving the protein MSPAACAQQLKALFPALFAGAAKPLKLRIQADIQERAPGQFSKQVLSAFFRRYTGSTSYLIAASKAKHRYDLDGAEAGEMSEEHRQIAVQELARRRANHEAARAQEMALHAQEEEQRRSRFNLLRAFETTTLTPANFCALKGVAPEELDGLLALARQEAEQRALQAPAPNRSGPPGHREPRDQRDNRGPRADQRPGQRPGPRPASPRGEPRRDGRPPKAGPR; this is encoded by the coding sequence ATGAGCCCCGCCGCCTGCGCCCAGCAACTCAAGGCCCTGTTTCCGGCGCTGTTTGCCGGTGCGGCCAAGCCCTTGAAGCTGCGCATCCAGGCCGATATCCAGGAGCGTGCTCCGGGCCAGTTCAGCAAGCAGGTCTTGTCGGCGTTTTTTCGCCGCTACACCGGCAGCACGTCCTATCTGATCGCCGCCAGCAAGGCCAAGCACCGCTACGACCTGGACGGTGCCGAGGCCGGTGAGATGAGCGAGGAGCATCGCCAGATCGCCGTGCAGGAGCTGGCCCGCCGCCGCGCCAACCACGAGGCTGCGCGGGCCCAGGAAATGGCCCTGCACGCGCAAGAGGAGGAGCAGCGCCGCAGCCGCTTCAATCTGCTGCGCGCCTTCGAAACCACGACCCTGACGCCAGCGAACTTCTGCGCGCTCAAGGGCGTGGCACCCGAAGAATTGGATGGCCTGCTGGCCCTGGCCCGCCAGGAAGCCGAGCAGCGCGCCCTGCAAGCACCGGCCCCCAACCGCAGTGGCCCGCCGGGGCATCGTGAACCGCGTGATCAACGCGACAACCGCGGGCCCCGCGCCGATCAGCGCCCCGGCCAGCGTCCGGGCCCTCGCCCGGCAAGCCCGCGCGGCGAACCCCGCCGCGACGGCCGGCCACCGAAGGCAGGCCCCCGCTGA
- a CDS encoding D-aminoacylase, which produces MRTLLQGGLVLDGSGAPGFIGDVLLAGDRIERVGAGLREQIDMRDVEVVNCQGLAIAPGFIDVHTHDDAMLLQQPQMRPKISQGITTVIAGNCGISLLPLVTAAPQPPLNLLGLDSFRHASMADYRAAFEAAEPALNVALLIGHTTLRFAAMDDLTQPATAAELATMEALLDACLQDGAIGLSSGLFYEPAFAAPADEVLALARVVARHGGVYTSHLRSEMQAIIEALHEAGDTAFEAGVPLVISHHKCAGPSQWGRTRETLPLIEHLATRQAVAMDVYPYVAGSTVLREDLVDGVIDVRLTWSDPHPEQEGRLLADIAADWGITQQEACSRLQPGGACYFQMHEDDVERIVAHPLTMIGSDGLPHDRHPHPRLWGAFPRVLARYCRERQLFPLEEAVYKMTGLSARNFRLHQRGQLQPGWFADVVVFDPATVQDRASYEQPLEVSEGITAVYVNGVQSYVGESQASTGRAGRLLQRQP; this is translated from the coding sequence ATGCGAACTCTGCTGCAGGGCGGCCTGGTACTCGACGGCAGCGGCGCGCCGGGTTTCATCGGCGATGTGCTGCTGGCCGGCGATCGCATCGAGCGAGTCGGCGCCGGCCTGCGCGAGCAGATTGACATGCGCGATGTCGAGGTCGTCAATTGCCAGGGCTTGGCCATTGCCCCCGGCTTCATCGACGTGCACACCCATGACGATGCGATGCTGCTGCAGCAGCCCCAGATGCGGCCCAAGATCTCGCAAGGCATCACCACGGTGATCGCCGGCAACTGTGGCATCTCGCTGCTGCCGCTGGTCACCGCAGCGCCGCAGCCGCCGCTGAATCTGCTGGGCCTGGACTCGTTCCGCCATGCGTCCATGGCCGACTACCGCGCCGCCTTCGAGGCAGCAGAACCGGCGCTGAACGTGGCGCTGCTGATCGGCCACACGACCCTGCGCTTCGCGGCGATGGATGACTTGACGCAGCCTGCCACCGCAGCCGAGCTGGCGACGATGGAGGCGCTGCTCGATGCCTGCCTGCAGGACGGCGCCATCGGCCTGTCCTCCGGCCTGTTCTACGAGCCGGCCTTTGCCGCGCCGGCCGATGAGGTGCTGGCCCTGGCCCGCGTCGTCGCCCGCCACGGTGGCGTCTACACCAGCCATCTGCGCAGCGAGATGCAGGCCATCATCGAGGCGCTGCACGAGGCCGGCGACACGGCCTTCGAGGCCGGCGTGCCGCTGGTCATCTCTCACCACAAATGCGCCGGGCCCAGCCAGTGGGGCCGCACCCGCGAGACCCTGCCGCTGATCGAGCACTTGGCCACGCGCCAGGCAGTGGCGATGGACGTCTATCCCTACGTCGCCGGCTCCACCGTGCTGCGCGAAGACCTGGTCGATGGCGTGATCGATGTGCGCCTGACCTGGTCGGACCCGCACCCCGAGCAGGAGGGCCGGCTGCTGGCCGATATCGCCGCCGACTGGGGCATCACGCAGCAAGAGGCTTGCAGCCGCCTGCAGCCGGGCGGGGCCTGCTACTTCCAGATGCATGAGGATGATGTCGAACGCATCGTCGCCCATCCGCTGACGATGATAGGTTCCGACGGCCTGCCCCACGACCGTCACCCGCATCCGCGGCTGTGGGGCGCGTTTCCGCGCGTGCTGGCCCGCTACTGCCGCGAGCGCCAGCTGTTCCCGCTGGAGGAGGCCGTCTACAAGATGACCGGCCTGTCGGCGCGCAACTTCCGCCTGCATCAGCGCGGCCAGTTGCAGCCCGGATGGTTCGCCGATGTGGTGGTGTTCGACCCGGCAACCGTGCAAGACCGTGCCAGCTACGAGCAGCCGTTGGAGGTGTCGGAGGGCATCACCGCCGTCTATGTCAACGGGGTGCAAAGCTATGTCGGCGAAAGCCAGGCCAGCACCGGCCGTGCGGGTCGCCTGCTGCAGCGTCAGCCCTGA